The DNA region ATGCTGTCCTCAACTGTAGACTTTTTAAACTTCCTTTCTCTAATGGACAAGGGTGGTTTTGTCAAAAGGAAACAGCCACTCAATAAATTTCTCACTCTGCGTGCTTTGTGTCTTAAGCGAAGCCCCGCTTAGCGGGACAAGCTGGGCGGTGAAAGAAATCCAGATAAAATACGTTATCGAAATAACGAATTATTGCACTAAGGATTATCCACATGACTGACGCAACAAAAAGAGCGAACATTATGACCGGTCTGAAAGTTTCCATTGTATTAAAGCAGGATCAGAGAACCGGCAAGTTAACCGAAGGCATTGTCAGGAACATTCTGACAAAATCTGCCGCCCATCCCCACGGCATCAAGGTTCGCCTGGAGAACGGCTTGGTGGGAAGGGTCAAAATTATTCACCGTTGACGATCGTAATACTAAAATTAAGTTTCCAATAAATTTTTAATTTTAAAACAAAGGATCCACATGCCCTGGACAGGCGAGTTAATTGCCATTGCCACTGTACTTTGCTGGACCATCAGCGTCCAGTTTTTCGAAGCTGCATCCAACAGAGTGGAGGCAACCCCAGTCAATATTATCAGGCTCACTGTTGCCTTGATACTTTTCAGCCTGCTTTTGTTTTTCCGACATGGATATATCATTCCCGTGACCTTTTCCGTCAGGGCCTGGTTTTATCTTTCTCTTTCCGGAGTTATCGGTTTTTTCATCGGAGATATTTTTCTTTTTAAGGCCCTGGTTGAAATCGGACCCAGGGTTGCCATGCTGATTTTCAGCCTGGCCGCACCCACTGCAGCCTGTATCGGATGGCTATTTCTGGATGAAATATATGTTCCTTACCAATGGGTGGGGATGTTTGTTACCCTTTTTGGTGTCTGTATGGTTATACTCGAAAGAAATCAAAAAGCATTAAATCCTTCCAAATTGAAAATCAGGGATATCTCGTTAAAGGGTGTTCTGTTTGGATTTGGCGGAATGTTCGGTCAAGCCGTCGGATATGTTTTTAGCAAAACCGGCATGCAGACAGAATCGGGATATCTGGATGCATTTTCCGCCACCCAGATCAGAGCAATTGCGGCATTCCTCTGCTTTCTTGTTTTCTTTACCGTCACCGCGAAATGGGGGAACGTCAAAGCTGCTGTGAGAAATACAACAGCCGTACTCTACACTG from Thermodesulfobacteriota bacterium includes:
- a CDS encoding DMT family transporter — protein: MPWTGELIAIATVLCWTISVQFFEAASNRVEATPVNIIRLTVALILFSLLLFFRHGYIIPVTFSVRAWFYLSLSGVIGFFIGDIFLFKALVEIGPRVAMLIFSLAAPTAACIGWLFLDEIYVPYQWVGMFVTLFGVCMVILERNQKALNPSKLKIRDISLKGVLFGFGGMFGQAVGYVFSKTGMQTESGYLDAFSATQIRAIAAFLCFLVFFTVTAKWGNVKAAVRNTTAVLYTAIGSAIGPFLGVSLSLLVLHYLTTGVASTFLSLVPVFIIPFSIFLHKEHVSSRATAGAVTAVFGIYLLMW
- a CDS encoding YwbE family protein: MTDATKRANIMTGLKVSIVLKQDQRTGKLTEGIVRNILTKSAAHPHGIKVRLENGLVGRVKIIHR